One Coffea arabica cultivar ET-39 chromosome 5e, Coffea Arabica ET-39 HiFi, whole genome shotgun sequence DNA segment encodes these proteins:
- the LOC140007029 gene encoding uncharacterized protein yields MDVTQEAVIREFFSQLLGLIQTIQEVLPGVEHRMCVWHMYNNFKKKHPDRVLKERIWVAARVSYRDRFAGLMESLKEFDEGAYNWLVNHTYPKEWTRSHFRTSVKCDILLNNLCESFNSTILDARQKPILDMLETVGFYLMVRMEKKREWIKKYIGEICPKILKKLEKNKLAVNDCIPSHSKNWKFEIRCMYGDRYTVNLISRCCSCRKWDLNGIPCAHAIAAICDTGKEPEKFVYDCYSKEAYMRAYEPMISPMNAEQI; encoded by the exons ATGGATGTCACTCAAGAGGCTGTCATAAGGGAGTTCTTCTCACAGCTGTTG GGGCTAATTCAAACTATTCAAGAGGTACTGCCAGGGGTTGAGCATCGCATGTGTGTGTGGCAcatgtataataatttcaaaaaaaaacatCCAGACCGAGTTCTTAAGGAAAGGATATGGGTTGCAGCACGAGTTTCTTATAGGGATAGATTTGCTGGATTGATGGAGTCACTGAAAGAGTTTGATGAAGGTGCGTACAATTGGTTGGTAAACCATACTTATCCAAAGGAGTGGACAAGATCACATTTTAGAACAAGTGTGAAATGTGATATTTTATTGAATAATCTGTGTGAAAGTTTTAACTCCACAATCCTTGATGCTAGGCAGAAACCAATTCTTGACATGTTGGAAACCGTTGGATTTTACTTAATGGTTAGGATGGAAAAAAAGAGGGAATGGATAAAGAAATACATTGGGGAGATATGTCCTAAAATTCTGAAAAAGTTGGAGAAAAATAAGCTTGCTGTAAATGACTGCATTCCTAGCCATTCCAAGAATTGGAAATTTGAAATTAGGTGCATGTATGGTGATAGGTATACTGTGAACCTTATTAGTAGATGCTGTAGTTGTAGAAAGTGGGACCTTAATGGCATTCCTTGTGCACATGCCATTGCTGCAATTTGTGACACTGGAAAGGAACCTGAGAAGTTTGTATATGATTGCTACTCCAAAGAAGCTTACATGAGGGCATATGAACCTATGATAAGCCCAATGAATGCTGAGCAAATCTGA